Proteins encoded within one genomic window of Halodesulfurarchaeum formicicum:
- a CDS encoding MBL fold metallo-hydrolase produces the protein MQLTFLGTGAAMPTPGRAQSGILVTDGDRRLLVDVGSGVLGRLADTEIGYEGVDTVLLTHLHLDHVSDLLALYKARWLAGEESITVVGPPGTNALVEDLLDAHEYLRGRLNYAVREIEGGAWTVAGFEVTATPTRHSMDGLAYRFEDQVTITGDTKEFQGLISFAEVGSVLVHDCSFPDSVEQDAHTTPTKLAQVLDGAALDRVYLTHLYPQTVGKHQEMIETIESRFDGEVQVAADGMQIGV, from the coding sequence ATGCAACTCACCTTTCTCGGGACTGGCGCCGCGATGCCCACCCCGGGCCGGGCCCAGTCGGGAATCCTCGTGACCGATGGTGACCGACGGCTGCTCGTGGACGTCGGCAGCGGGGTACTCGGCCGACTGGCCGACACGGAAATCGGCTACGAAGGGGTCGACACCGTCCTTTTGACCCACCTCCATCTCGATCACGTCTCGGATCTCCTGGCGCTCTACAAGGCCCGGTGGCTGGCCGGCGAGGAGTCGATCACGGTCGTCGGCCCCCCGGGAACGAACGCCCTCGTCGAGGACTTACTCGACGCCCACGAATACCTGCGCGGGCGGCTCAACTACGCGGTCCGAGAGATCGAGGGCGGGGCGTGGACTGTCGCCGGGTTCGAGGTGACGGCCACCCCGACTCGACACTCGATGGACGGCCTGGCCTATCGCTTCGAGGACCAGGTGACGATCACCGGCGACACCAAGGAGTTCCAGGGCCTGATCAGTTTCGCCGAGGTCGGCTCGGTGCTCGTCCACGACTGCTCGTTCCCCGACAGCGTGGAGCAAGATGCCCACACCACCCCGACGAAACTGGCCCAGGTCCTCGACGGGGCGGCCCTCGATCGGGTCTATCTCACGCACCTCTATCCACAGACAGTGGGCAAGCACCAGGAGATGATCGAGACGATCGAGTCACGGTTCGACGGGGAGGTACAGGTCGCCGCGGACGGCATGCAAATCGGGGTCTGA
- a CDS encoding ATP-dependent helicase: MVTETPDSVPDPEAVPDGDLLQSLEPAVREWWIDQFGDSVEQNGGFFTPPQREAIPQIAAGEHTLIASPTGSGKTLASFTAIINELFVRERAEGLENTVYCLYISPLKSLANDIHRNLTEPLEGIAARRAEQGEDPSVIRHAIRHGDTEQAARQAMLDETPHILNTTPETLAILLNSPKFKEKLRTVEYVIVDEIHSLAANKRGTHLSVSLERLETLADTAPTRIGCSATVEPLDTIGAFLGGSEDGEPRDVELVDTRFMRDYDLELHTPAADLVETPRSVVRERFYDRLATLIDDHDSTLVFTNTRSGAERVLENLRERGAVDEDHSGAHHGSLSKERRQAVESALKEGTLDVVTTSTSLELGIDMPHIDLVVQVGSPKSVASLLQRVGRAGHQLGETVTGRVFALDLQELIECTVMLERAKAGFVDRIRVPERAQDVAAQHVYGMAINGPRPLQEVEETLRRAYPYRDYTDAEFDNLLRYLRAEYDGLEERNVYAKIWVDENDPPDGEHHYPEYPVGTRLIGKRGRLARMIYMTNLGTIPDSFSCDVFVRSDDQWVGDLDEDYLDTLDPGDVFVLGGQRYEYRYRRGSKVYVDRTSERATVPSWYSERLPRSFDLGAEIAAFQDRLISLQEDGMAQLRRALRDLPIDEESVRALSRTVDRQIAYAGPESVSTTDRIVVEHVTDRADYRRRYYVRVPYGRQVNDGLSRILAHQVANEATANVTIAVDDTGFVLSMPLNRKVDVVGLLEGLDPDRAREHLEASLVGTDLRERYFRINATRSLMILKRYKGHEKSASRQQVSAEMLLGFAEDLPDFVVLAETNREIVEDKLDFGHIEELLGRIQAGELTVVSKTLDSPSPLSFGLATLSASDVVLAEDEDAALRAFHDRVTEAIEGASNGDD; the protein is encoded by the coding sequence ATGGTCACGGAGACGCCCGACTCCGTTCCGGACCCCGAGGCGGTCCCCGATGGGGACCTGTTGCAGTCCCTCGAACCGGCGGTTCGGGAGTGGTGGATCGACCAGTTCGGCGATTCGGTCGAGCAGAACGGCGGCTTTTTCACGCCGCCACAGCGGGAGGCAATCCCCCAGATCGCCGCGGGCGAGCACACGCTCATCGCGAGTCCGACCGGCTCGGGGAAGACACTCGCCTCCTTTACGGCGATCATCAACGAGTTGTTCGTCCGGGAACGGGCCGAGGGCCTGGAAAACACGGTTTACTGCCTGTACATCTCACCGCTGAAGTCACTGGCAAACGACATCCATCGCAACCTGACCGAGCCCCTGGAGGGAATTGCCGCTCGGCGGGCCGAACAGGGCGAGGACCCCTCCGTGATCCGACACGCGATCAGACACGGTGACACCGAGCAGGCCGCCCGGCAGGCCATGCTCGATGAGACGCCACACATCCTCAACACCACGCCGGAGACCCTGGCAATCCTGCTCAACTCACCGAAGTTCAAGGAGAAACTCAGGACGGTCGAGTACGTGATCGTCGACGAGATTCACAGCCTCGCGGCCAACAAACGGGGCACGCATCTCTCGGTGAGCCTGGAGCGACTGGAGACACTCGCGGACACGGCCCCCACCCGGATCGGCTGTTCGGCCACGGTCGAACCCCTCGACACGATCGGGGCCTTTCTGGGCGGCTCCGAGGACGGCGAGCCACGCGACGTTGAACTGGTCGACACCAGGTTCATGCGGGACTATGACCTCGAACTGCACACGCCCGCGGCGGACCTGGTCGAAACCCCCCGATCGGTCGTTCGGGAACGGTTCTACGATCGGCTCGCGACGTTGATCGACGATCACGACAGCACACTCGTGTTCACGAACACCCGCTCGGGAGCCGAACGCGTGCTCGAAAACCTCCGGGAGCGGGGAGCCGTGGACGAGGACCACTCGGGGGCCCATCACGGCTCGCTCTCGAAGGAGCGCCGTCAGGCGGTCGAGAGCGCGTTGAAGGAGGGGACTCTGGACGTGGTGACCACCTCGACGAGCCTGGAACTCGGCATCGACATGCCACACATCGATCTCGTGGTGCAGGTCGGCTCTCCCAAATCAGTCGCTTCGCTCCTCCAACGGGTGGGACGGGCCGGTCACCAGCTCGGCGAGACGGTCACGGGCCGGGTGTTCGCGCTCGACCTCCAGGAGTTGATCGAGTGTACGGTCATGCTCGAGCGGGCCAAAGCGGGCTTTGTCGACCGCATTCGGGTGCCCGAACGCGCTCAGGACGTCGCTGCCCAGCACGTCTATGGGATGGCGATCAACGGGCCGCGCCCGCTTCAGGAGGTCGAGGAGACACTCCGCCGAGCTTACCCCTATCGGGACTACACCGACGCGGAGTTCGACAACCTGCTCAGATACCTCCGGGCCGAGTACGACGGGTTGGAGGAGCGCAACGTCTACGCGAAGATCTGGGTCGACGAGAACGATCCCCCCGACGGCGAGCACCACTATCCGGAGTACCCGGTCGGCACCAGATTGATCGGCAAGCGGGGTCGGTTGGCCCGGATGATCTACATGACCAACCTCGGGACGATCCCCGATTCCTTTTCCTGTGACGTGTTCGTCCGGAGCGACGACCAGTGGGTCGGTGACCTCGACGAGGACTATCTCGACACGCTCGATCCGGGTGACGTCTTCGTCCTCGGGGGCCAGCGGTACGAGTATCGCTACCGCCGGGGATCGAAGGTGTACGTCGATCGGACGAGCGAGCGGGCGACGGTCCCCTCGTGGTACTCCGAACGCCTGCCCCGATCCTTCGATCTGGGAGCCGAGATCGCGGCCTTTCAGGACCGGCTCATCTCCCTTCAGGAAGACGGGATGGCCCAGCTTCGACGGGCGCTCCGGGACCTCCCTATCGACGAGGAGAGCGTGCGAGCACTCTCCCGGACCGTCGACAGGCAGATCGCCTACGCCGGGCCCGAGAGTGTGAGCACCACCGACCGGATCGTCGTCGAACACGTCACCGATCGGGCTGACTATCGCCGTCGCTACTACGTGCGAGTTCCTTACGGCCGGCAGGTGAACGACGGCCTCTCACGAATTTTGGCCCACCAGGTCGCGAACGAGGCCACCGCGAACGTGACCATCGCGGTCGATGACACCGGCTTCGTCCTCTCGATGCCGCTCAATCGGAAGGTCGACGTGGTGGGGCTGCTCGAAGGACTCGATCCGGACCGGGCCCGCGAACACCTCGAAGCGAGCCTGGTTGGGACCGATCTTCGCGAGCGGTACTTCCGCATCAACGCGACCCGCTCCCTGATGATTCTCAAGCGGTACAAGGGCCACGAGAAGTCCGCCAGTCGGCAGCAGGTCTCCGCGGAAATGCTGCTTGGCTTTGCAGAGGACCTGCCGGATTTCGTGGTCCTCGCGGAGACCAACCGGGAGATCGTCGAGGACAAACTCGATTTCGGACATATCGAGGAACTGCTCGGACGGATCCAGGCGGGCGAACTCACAGTGGTCTCGAAAACACTCGACTCGCCCAGCCCGCTCTCCTTCGGCCTGGCGACCCTATCGGCCAGTGACGTGGTTCTCGCCGAAGACGAGGACGCCGCACTCAGGGCCTTTCACGACCGAGTCACCGAGGCGATCGAGGGGGCGTCGAACGGCGACGATTAG
- the rqcH gene encoding ribosome rescue protein RqcH translates to MEPKREVTSVGLVALVGELGAYTGATVDKAYLYADGLVRLKMRDYDRGRIELLIQVGERKRVHVTEPEFVPAAPDRPPNFAKMLRNRIAGADLASVSQHGFDRILEFEFRRGDADTTIVAELFGEGNLAVLDESGAVIDSLSTVRLRSRTVAPGAQYGFPESRINPLEMDYEAFAATMAESDTDLVRTMATQLNFGGTYGEELCTRAGVEKTLDITEAGETEYRRLYAEMTDLLDRLREGDTDPRVYREDGAVVDVTPVPMEEYADLESEAYDTFNAALDAYFRALEDREDEPETGESSGPDFDAEIEKRERIIEQQEQAIEDFERRAETEREKAQALYANYDFVDEIIRTVREARESGHSWPEIESRLAEGAEAGIEAAAAVTGIDESEGMIRIDLDDHEIPLDPRSGVEKNADRLYTGAKEIESKRDGALEAIEDTRAELAALKERKAGYEEEAAEAEDEKPAEDVDWLARESIPIRRPEKWYDRFRSFRTSDGFLVLGGRNAEQNEELVAKYMEHADRFFHTQAHGGPATILKTSEPSEPTKDIEVPEQSLREAAQFAVTYSTIWKQGQYSGDVYMVSGDQVSKTPESGEYLEKGGFAIRGDRTYFEDTPVGAAVGIACEPETRVLGGPPEPIEAQTETSIRIEPGRYAQGDVAKRVYREFRERFTDTTFVRKIASPDEIQKFMPPGTSRISEGEE, encoded by the coding sequence ATGGAACCGAAGCGGGAGGTCACGAGTGTCGGGCTCGTCGCCCTGGTGGGCGAACTCGGGGCCTACACCGGCGCGACCGTGGACAAGGCCTATCTCTATGCGGACGGACTCGTGCGGCTCAAGATGCGGGATTACGACCGCGGTCGCATCGAACTTCTGATCCAGGTCGGTGAGCGCAAACGCGTCCACGTCACCGAACCGGAGTTCGTGCCAGCGGCGCCGGACCGGCCGCCGAACTTCGCGAAGATGCTGCGCAACCGGATCGCCGGGGCCGACCTGGCGTCGGTCTCCCAGCACGGCTTCGACCGGATCCTGGAGTTCGAATTCCGTCGCGGGGATGCTGATACCACTATCGTCGCGGAACTGTTCGGCGAGGGGAACCTGGCGGTGCTCGACGAGAGTGGAGCGGTAATCGACTCGCTCTCGACGGTACGGCTCCGCTCGCGAACGGTCGCGCCGGGCGCGCAGTACGGCTTCCCGGAGAGCCGGATCAACCCCCTGGAGATGGACTACGAGGCGTTTGCCGCGACCATGGCCGAGTCGGACACCGACCTGGTCCGCACCATGGCGACCCAGCTCAACTTCGGTGGCACGTACGGCGAGGAACTCTGTACGCGGGCCGGCGTCGAGAAGACCTTGGACATCACCGAGGCGGGCGAGACGGAGTACCGCCGGCTCTACGCGGAGATGACCGACCTGCTCGACCGGCTCCGAGAAGGGGACACAGACCCCCGGGTCTACCGTGAGGACGGCGCGGTCGTTGACGTGACTCCCGTCCCAATGGAGGAGTACGCCGACCTGGAGAGTGAGGCTTACGACACGTTCAACGCGGCCCTCGACGCGTACTTCCGGGCGCTCGAAGACCGCGAGGACGAGCCCGAAACCGGCGAGTCCAGCGGGCCGGACTTCGACGCCGAGATCGAGAAGCGCGAGCGGATCATCGAACAGCAGGAACAGGCCATCGAGGACTTCGAGCGGCGGGCCGAGACCGAGCGGGAGAAGGCCCAGGCCCTCTATGCGAACTACGACTTCGTCGACGAGATCATTCGGACTGTCCGGGAGGCCCGGGAGTCCGGTCACTCCTGGCCGGAGATCGAATCCCGACTGGCCGAGGGGGCCGAGGCCGGGATCGAGGCCGCAGCCGCGGTCACCGGCATCGACGAGTCAGAAGGGATGATCCGAATCGACCTGGACGATCACGAGATTCCCCTGGACCCCCGATCCGGGGTCGAGAAGAACGCCGATCGGCTCTACACCGGGGCCAAGGAGATCGAATCCAAACGGGACGGCGCGTTAGAAGCCATCGAGGACACGCGAGCGGAACTCGCCGCCCTCAAGGAGCGCAAGGCGGGCTACGAAGAGGAAGCCGCCGAGGCCGAGGACGAAAAACCCGCCGAGGACGTGGACTGGTTGGCTCGCGAGTCGATTCCTATCCGTCGCCCAGAGAAGTGGTACGACCGCTTCCGATCGTTCCGCACAAGCGACGGCTTCCTGGTGCTCGGTGGCCGAAACGCCGAGCAGAACGAGGAACTGGTCGCGAAGTACATGGAACACGCCGATCGGTTCTTCCACACCCAGGCCCACGGCGGCCCGGCGACGATCCTCAAGACCAGCGAGCCCAGCGAACCCACGAAGGACATCGAGGTACCCGAACAGAGCCTTCGGGAGGCCGCACAATTTGCAGTCACCTACTCGACGATCTGGAAACAGGGCCAGTACAGCGGCGACGTCTACATGGTCTCCGGCGACCAGGTCTCCAAGACCCCGGAGAGCGGCGAGTACCTGGAGAAAGGCGGGTTTGCGATCCGTGGCGACCGGACCTACTTCGAGGATACGCCGGTCGGAGCCGCGGTGGGCATCGCCTGTGAGCCTGAGACGCGGGTTCTCGGGGGCCCACCCGAACCGATCGAGGCCCAGACCGAGACCTCGATCCGGATCGAACCCGGCCGGTACGCCCAGGGCGACGTTGCGAAACGGGTGTACCGGGAGTTCCGTGAGCGCTTTACCGACACGACCTTCGTGCGGAAAATCGCGAGCCCGGACGAGATTCAGAAGTTCATGCCGCCCGGGACGAGTCGCATTAGCGAGGGTGAGGAGTAA
- a CDS encoding mRNA surveillance protein pelota, with protein sequence MHVREWTTREAGREAVSLVPESLDDLWHLTYVIEPGDLVSGDTHRRIQRNEEHMRDTGGEREHMHVTLEVEDVDFHKFSNRLRVGGTIVDCSREDQLGLHHTLNLEEHDTIEIEKIWQPDQRERIEEAEEATDQPTVAIATVAEGEAHVHTVAQYGVEEYVSLTSTTGKGEYTGGREELFEELADALGHLDADAIILAGPGFTKQDALEHIQAHPEVTETVSVVDTSAAGGRGVHEVLKRGAVADVRRETRIAEESAAIDELTDRMAGDGAAAYGIDAVETATEYGAVENLLILDERLRQERAGEGDWALDVNELIQQVERQGGDITVFSHEFQPGEQLRNLGGVAALLRYPIE encoded by the coding sequence ATGCACGTCCGGGAGTGGACGACCCGCGAGGCCGGCCGCGAAGCGGTCAGCCTGGTGCCCGAGAGTCTCGATGACCTCTGGCATCTCACCTACGTCATCGAACCCGGCGATCTGGTCTCCGGGGACACCCACCGGCGCATCCAGCGCAACGAGGAGCACATGCGTGACACCGGTGGCGAGCGCGAACACATGCATGTCACCCTCGAAGTCGAGGACGTGGACTTCCACAAGTTCTCGAATCGCCTTCGGGTGGGCGGGACGATCGTGGATTGCTCCCGGGAGGACCAACTCGGCCTCCATCACACCCTGAACCTGGAGGAACACGACACGATCGAGATCGAGAAGATCTGGCAGCCCGACCAGCGCGAGCGCATCGAGGAGGCCGAGGAAGCCACGGATCAGCCGACTGTCGCCATCGCCACCGTCGCGGAGGGCGAAGCCCACGTCCACACGGTGGCCCAGTACGGCGTCGAGGAGTACGTCTCGCTCACGAGCACCACCGGGAAAGGCGAGTACACCGGCGGCCGCGAGGAACTCTTCGAGGAGTTGGCCGACGCACTCGGTCACCTCGACGCCGACGCGATCATCCTCGCCGGCCCGGGGTTTACCAAACAGGACGCGCTCGAACACATCCAGGCCCACCCCGAGGTCACCGAAACGGTGTCGGTCGTCGACACCAGCGCGGCCGGCGGGCGTGGCGTCCACGAGGTGCTCAAGCGCGGGGCCGTCGCGGACGTGCGCCGCGAGACCCGGATCGCCGAGGAGTCCGCGGCGATCGACGAACTCACCGATCGGATGGCCGGGGACGGGGCGGCCGCCTACGGCATCGACGCCGTCGAGACCGCGACCGAGTACGGGGCCGTCGAGAACCTCTTGATTCTGGACGAACGGCTCCGCCAGGAGCGGGCCGGGGAAGGCGACTGGGCACTGGACGTGAACGAACTGATCCAGCAGGTCGAGCGTCAGGGCGGGGATATTACCGTCTTCTCACACGAGTTCCAGCCCGGCGAACAGCTCCGCAACCTCGGTGGGGTCGCGGCACTGTTGCGCTACCCGATCGAGTGA